The Rhododendron vialii isolate Sample 1 chromosome 5a, ASM3025357v1 genome contains a region encoding:
- the LOC131326004 gene encoding F-box/kelch-repeat protein At3g23880-like: protein MASNQSTAARATFHLPFEITFEILSRLPVKSLLRFKSVCKNWYDLIKTPDFISKHLLQTHSTFNSTSLLVINYNLVPATRQMSLLSIDGLNNGPINLDFPFLNGMINKYTGMNWFYIVGICDGLVCIHFSRQEFPLILCNPSTRQFQEIPNSEWLDEMVERVSFGFGFHPSANDYKLIRIVHYFSSFEEAVTQVDLYVMSTHTWTKIDANKLSVFFGEINDWGEYDIIVGSTASAVLNGVFYWSACVIPTNEVIVMSFDMGDEVFRKITTPVPLDRCFDEDIWGFIEQTDEKFWRFTELKDKLSLVIRPDERSLDVWVLNADQNSWTNQFKVGSFPRISGYVRFGDNGQIRVVGCAKNGELVVTDHSRSGDLKLFLYDTETLKRTDLYFGWVPYQSAYLYTETLLPVTQTNEALNLCN from the coding sequence ATGGCGAGCAACCAATCCACTGCGGCAAGGGCGACGTTCCATCTGCCGTTCGAGATAACGTTTGAAATCTTATCGAGATTGCCAGTAAAATCCCTCTTGCGATTCAAGTCCGTATGCAAAAACTGGTATGATCTGATCAAAACCCCtgattttatttcaaaacatcTTCTTCAAACCCACTCCACTTTCAACTCCACCTCTCTCCTAGTGATCAATTACAATCTTGTACCAGCAACCCGTCAAATGTCTTTACTTTCAATTGATGGGCTTAATAACGGCCCCATCAATCTCGATTTCCCTTTTCTGAATGGGATGATTAACAAGTATACTGGGATGAATTGGTTCTATATTGTGGGTATCTGTGATGGTTTAGTTTGCATACATTTCTCTCGCCAAGAATTTCCCTTGATTCTATGCAATCCCTCCACCAGACAGTTTCAGGAAATTCCGAATTCCGAATGGCTGGATGAGATGGTTGAGCGGGTCAGTTTTGGGTTTGGCTTCCATCCCAGTGCTAATGATTACAAGTTGATTAGGATTGTACATTATTTTAGTTCCTTTGAGGAAGCCGTTACCCAAGTTGATCTGTATGTGATGAGCACCCATACTTGGACGAAAATTGATGCTAATAAGCTATCGGTGTTCTTTGGGGAGATCAATGATTGGGGGGAGTATGATATCATCGTTGGATCTACGGCTTCAGCGGTCTTAAATGGAGTTTTCTATTGGTCGGCATGTGTAATTCCCACTAATGAAGTTATTGTCATGTCGTTCGACATGGGTGATGAGGTGTTCAGGAAAATAACAACACCGGTGCCTTTAGATAGGTGTTTTGATGAAGATATTTGGGGATTTATAGAACAGACGGATGAAAAGTTCTGGCGATTTACAGAACTTAAGGATAAACTTTCTCTGGTTATTCGTCCGGATGAAAGAAGCCTTGATGTGTGGGTGTTGAATGCAGATCAGAATTCGTGGACTAACCAATTTAAAGTTGGATCTTTTCCGAGGATTTCAGGTTATGTGAGATTTGGTGATAATGGTCAAATCAGAGTGGTGGGATGCGCAAAAAATGGTGAATTGGTTGTGACAGACCATAGTAGAAGTGGTGACTTAAAGCTCTTTTTGTATGATACAGAGACGTTGAAAAGAACGGATCTTTATTTTGGTTGGGTTCCATATCAATCTGCTTACTTGTATACGGAGACCCTGCTTCCAGTCACGCAAACCAATGAAGCATTGAACTTGTGTAACTGA